CCAGGAAACCAGCGAGGGCATCCGCAATAAAGACGCTTTGGTGTTGCAGGCATCCTCAACCCTGCCGCTGTCCTACGAGGAGATCAATCCCATCACCTGCCTGGATGAGGTGTTTCATGCGCATGCGACCGAGGACATTAACTATGGTGTGATGAGCAGCGGTCTGCGGGATCTGTCCGCCAAAGCCGATACGGTGGTGGTGGAAGGCAGCGGCGGTTGGCGGGTGCTGATGAACGATCTGCGGCCTTACGCCGAGTGGGTGGTGCAGGAACAGCTGCCGGTGGTGCTGGTGGTGGGCATCAAGCTGGGCTGCGTCAGCCACGCGCTGTTGACCGCACAGTCGATCATCAACGACGGCCTGCCGCTGTTGGGCTGGGTGGCTAACCGCATCAACCCAGGGTTAGCGCACTATGCCGAAACCATCGCGGCGCTGCAGCAGCGCATACCTGCGCCGCTGCTGGGTGAAATTCCCTACCTGCCGCGTGCGGAGCAGCGCGAATTGGCGCACTACCTCGATATTTCCACGCTGCTGTAAGCCCGCTAGGCGCACAGCACCGCCAACAACCGGGCAGCGATCAGCAGGCCCAGCCCGTACACCGTGTGGGTGAGCAGGCTGAGGAGCCGCGCTCTTCGTGGGTAGGCGGTTTTCGCCGCCGCCACGCCAAAGCCCAGCGCGGGCTGCATCACCAGAAACGGCGCCGCCAGGCTCAGCCAGCCGCTCAACAGCGCGATGAACGGCTCCGGCGCAGCATACCACCCGGTGCCCGCCAAACCGATCGGGATAAAGGCAAACGCGATGCCGATGGCGTAGTGCAATATCCAGCCGATTTTTCTCTCTCCTCGGCGCGGCGGCGCCGTAACGATGGTGGCGTGAAACCAGCGGCCGTCGAACATGCCGAGAAACCAGCGGCCCACCAGCGCATAATCGAGGGAAGGGATACTGAAGCGCCGCTTCAGCAGCAGCGCCCACAGATCCATGCAGAGGGTGGCGCCAACGCCGGTTAACAGTATGCGCACTAACAGATCGGGGGTCATAGGGGTGTCCTTGACTCAGTGACGTGATAA
The sequence above is drawn from the Serratia sp. FDAARGOS_506 genome and encodes:
- the bioD gene encoding dethiobiotin synthase; protein product: MLKRLFVTGTDTDVGKTVVSRGLMQALAAEGRSVAGYKPIAARCQETSEGIRNKDALVLQASSTLPLSYEEINPITCLDEVFHAHATEDINYGVMSSGLRDLSAKADTVVVEGSGGWRVLMNDLRPYAEWVVQEQLPVVLVVGIKLGCVSHALLTAQSIINDGLPLLGWVANRINPGLAHYAETIAALQQRIPAPLLGEIPYLPRAEQRELAHYLDISTLL
- a CDS encoding DUF2938 family protein: MTPDLLVRILLTGVGATLCMDLWALLLKRRFSIPSLDYALVGRWFLGMFDGRWFHATIVTAPPRRGERKIGWILHYAIGIAFAFIPIGLAGTGWYAAPEPFIALLSGWLSLAAPFLVMQPALGFGVAAAKTAYPRRARLLSLLTHTVYGLGLLIAARLLAVLCA